The DNA window CCAACCTGCAGTGGTGAGTTGCCTGAATCTCACGTCCCACCTCGGTGGGGTTCTGGATCGAACAGCAGCAGGAGCCCTGTGAACCCATGACTGAGACGATGCTGCTCGACCCGGTGCAAGTTCTCGTCGCCAGCGATCAGCCGCTCCAAGTAGGGAGTGCTGCTCTCTTTGAAGACGATCGTCTCATCGCTCTTGGAGACGAGGCAAGGGCGCGAGCCAGGGAGCGAGGTGTTTCGGGCCATGACCGGGGCCAGCAACTCCTGGCCCCCTGTCTTGTCGACCCACACTCGAGCCTTCCCCATCCATTTACAGGCAGCGGAGAAACGCTCGAAACCCTCATCAACGCTGCAGGGAGAGCCGGTTATGGGCAGCTAGCCCTGCTTCCAAATGGTGAATCGGAACGGGACAGCCCAGAGCGCTTAAAGGGATTCCAGCCGAAAGATTGCGATCTCAAAGTGCATTTATGGGGAAGCTTCAGCCACCGCGGAGAAGGAGAACGCCTCAGCAGCCACGCTGATCTTCTTCAGGCAGGGGCTATCGGTCTCAGCGCTGGCGAGCAGATGCCGTCTGCCAACCTCATCGACCGCGCCCTGATGCTCGGAGAGATGGCTGGAGCCCCTGTGCTGATTGCACCCCATGACTCCAGCCTGCGTGGAGACGGAATGATCCGGGAAGGCGTGGAAACACTCCGAGCCGGGTGGCCTGCCGATCCAACCATCAGCGAAACACTGCCCATGGGGCAGCTCCTGGAATTGCAGCGCCGCCACGGCAAGCGCAAGCTTGTGCTCATGAATCTCTCCACCGCTGATGGCGTGGAGATGCTGAGCCACACGCCGTCACCAGCTCTGGCCACGGTGAGCTGGTGGCATCTCGTGCAGGATCGTTCCAAGCAAACAGCTGAAACAACCCAATGGTTTGTCACTCCATCCATTGGTGGAGAAGCCGATCGCAACGCCTTGATTGATGGCCTACGGGAAGGAACGATCAACGCCGTTGCTGTTCATGGCATGCCGCTCGACGATGAGGAGTGTCTTTTGCCTCCGGATCAACGTCCGAAAGGGCTATCCGGTCACCACCTCGTGCTGCCAACGCTCTGGAAACATCTCGTGATCGATTTGGGATGGAGTGTGAACCAACTGTGGCAAGCGCTCAGTTTTGGCCCGGCACGGTTGCTTGGACAGGACGAAGAACGACTCAGCATCGGAAGCAACCGCTGGTTGCTCTTCGATCCTGAGCAAACATGGGATCACACCCGTGACGCCCCCTACGCCCCAAAAGCTGCCAACCAGCCTTGGATCGGCGTCCCCATCCGAGGGCAAGTGGTGAGTTGTGGACTCAAGATCCCAACGAACCAAGCCGATTGAATGGCCAGAAGCGCCAGACAGCACGACCAATAATCTGATCTTCAGGAAGGAAGGCCCCACCCGGCCAATAACGCCCATCCCAGCTGTTGCTGCGGTTGTCACCAAGAACGAGGACCCGTCCCTCCGGGACCGTGGCGTTCAGGGTGCGGCAAAGGCTCATCCCCCGCTTGTCTAGAGCGCAGTAATTGGTCACATAGGGCTCATCGAGAGCAACACCGTTGACTTGCACCTCTCCTCGGGGGTTCACCACCACCTGATCGCCCGCCACAGCCACAACCCGTTTGATGTAGGCATCACAAGCCGAATGACTGACTCCAGGAATCAGGCCAATCAAAGGGATATTGGCGAGAACGCATTGAAAAGGTGGGGGTGACGTCGTTGCACGCAAGGCAGGATCAAAGGCATAGGGGGAATTGAACACAACGATTTCTCCCCGCCGAGGTTTGCGGCCGCGGTAGGTGAGCTTCTCGACCAACAGACGATCTTGGATCTGCAAGCCAGGCAGCATCGAGCCTGAGGGAATAAAGCGTGCCTCGGCCAAATAGTGGCGGATCCCGAAATAAAGAGCCACGGTGAAAAACAGCGGGCCCCAAAAATCCCAGAGCGGATGTCCAGAACCCCGTTCCTTTTTCAGATCCTGGTTGCGCTCCTGAAGAGGCTCGCTGCTGTTGGGTTGGTCGTCTTCAGACCGACTGTTGTGTTGCTTGTCTGCCAACAGGCACCTTGCTTCAATCCTGAAAATCACGATAGGCGCGATCAGCCTGTGCTTCTAGCCTGAAACCAGGCACGGTGATCCATGGTCCGACCCCGCTGGCAGGGCGTGAAACCCCGCACCATCCAATTGCTCTGGAATCGCTGGGATCAGGCCTTAGCCCTGATCGCAGCGCTCAACTTGATCTGGGTGATTTTCGATGTCACCTACATTCCGCTGCGAAATTTCTGGCTGCAGAGAACGCTGTATCCCCTCCCTTCGATCAACTTGGCCTTGCCACTGCCGTGGCTGCCAAACATCACCCCCCTTTACGACCCGCTGAAGGGCATCGCTGTTCACCCCGACACGATGTCGTATGTCGAACATTTCCGCAGACTCGAGACAACCGCTTCAAAGCAGGGCATTAACAGTCCAGCCGCACGACAATTGCGGCTGGAATTGGTTGTTAAAAACAGCCAATTAGTGGATGAAAACCCGTTCATCAGCTCCGGGAATGTAGGCGCATTCGAAAAGCTCAAGAACCGTCTAAGAGCCCGAGCTGAGATGGATTCAGCCAAACAAGCGGCGGCCCATCTTCTCAGCGACCGTTACTTGAGCAAGCACGACTGGGGCCAAGAACAGCAGTTTTGGAACACCAAAATTCTCCCGCTGGCGGAGACCAATTACTCACGCGGGATTGATGAAAACGGAATGCCAATCGACCTCTCCTGGCGGATCGACATACCGTTTCAAATCCTGTTCCTCTTGGACATCCTGGTTCGCACCATTCGACTGAAACGCCGATTTCCCGCGATTGCCTGGAGAGACGCCTTACTCAGACGTTGGATTGACCTACCTCTCCTGATCCCCTTTTGGCGTCTGTTGCGCGTCGTTCCAGTCACAGAGCGTCTGTCCCGCGCTCAGCTTCTGAATCTTGAGCCCCTTCGAGCAGCTGTCAGTCGCGGCGTTGTCGCCGTCCTAGCGCTTGAACTGTTTGAAGTGATCACACTTCGTGTGCTGGATGCCATGCAAGGCATCGTGCGCTCGCCAAATCTGCCCGACAGGATTCTCCGGCTTTGTAGTCATCAATCTGTAGACAGCAGTGAAGAGCGAGAACTGGCAGAGCTGCTGCGACTCTGGCTGCCTCTGATCCTCACGCAGGTGGGGCCAGGGATGCGGCCACAACTCGTGGCCCTCTTTGGCCACGCCCTGCAGAGGAATCTGGATGGCCTGGTCTTGCCGGCACCGCTCAGGGAGCTCCCTGGCGTGCAAAAGGCGGAATCCGAGTTGAGTCGTCAGCTCGCCATGGGGATGGTGGATTCACTATTGGGGCTTTCAAAGAGCGCAGGCGACCAACTTGGCCAGAAAGACCAAGTGCTCGAGGATCTAGGGATTCAAACGCTCGACCGTTTCTGGGAGGAGCTTGCACGCACCCTCGAACAAGGAGTTGTACTGGAAAGAAGCCAGGAACTCTTGGTGGCGTTCCTC is part of the Synechococcus sp. WH 8016 genome and encodes:
- the lepB gene encoding signal peptidase I, yielding MIFRIEARCLLADKQHNSRSEDDQPNSSEPLQERNQDLKKERGSGHPLWDFWGPLFFTVALYFGIRHYLAEARFIPSGSMLPGLQIQDRLLVEKLTYRGRKPRRGEIVVFNSPYAFDPALRATTSPPPFQCVLANIPLIGLIPGVSHSACDAYIKRVVAVAGDQVVVNPRGEVQVNGVALDEPYVTNYCALDKRGMSLCRTLNATVPEGRVLVLGDNRSNSWDGRYWPGGAFLPEDQIIGRAVWRFWPFNRLGSLGS